In Thermodesulfobacteriota bacterium, the genomic stretch GACAACAGCCTCGACATACAGGAGTTCATGGTCGTCCCGGCGGGCTTTACCTCCTTCAGGGAAGCGCTTCGGGCCGGGGTTGAGGTATTCCACAGCCTTAAATCCATACTCAAGAAAAAGGGGCTTTCAACGGCAGTCGGCGACGAGGGCGGCTTCGCGCCCGCGCTCTCGAGCAACAGGGAGGCGCTGGAGGTCATCATCCAGGCCATAGAGAAGGCCGGCTACAAGGCCGGGCAGGACATAATGCTGGCCCTGGATTGCGCGTCAAGCGAGATGTACAAGGGCGCGGCCTACATGCTCGAAGGCCAGGAGCTTTCGGCTGACGAGATGGTAGACTACCTCGAAGGGCTTGTGAAGGACTTCCCGATAATCTCCATAGAGGACGGCGTCTCGGAGGATGATTGGAAGGGCTGGGCGCTACTTACGAAGAAACTCAATGAGCGGGTCCAGCTCGTGGGCGACGACCTCTTCGTGACTAACGTCGCGAGGCTCAGGCGCGGAATAGACGAAGGCATAGCGAACTCCATCCTCGTCAAGGTGAACCAGATAGGCACCCTCACCGAGACCCTCGAGGCAGTGCAGATGGCGGTAAGGGCCGGGTACACGGCGGTCATATCCCACAGGAGCGGGGAGACCGAGGACTCGACCATCGCCGATATAAGCGTCGCCACGAACGCCGGGCAGATAAAGACCGGCTCGGCCTCGCGCACCGACAGGACCGCCAAGTACAACCAGCTGCTCCGCATAGAGGAAGAGCTCGGGACCGAGGCCGTCTTCCCCGGCATGGACGCCTTCAAGGTAAAGAGGGCGCACTGAATCACGCAGCAGGCGGGACCCGGGCCGAAGAGATCCGTTCCGCCTTTATTCCGGTTTGCCCCCGCGTTATGTTATAATCTCTTCAGCGGCCCGGATAACCCATCGTTATCTCTGCCGTTTTCAGCCAAACCTTGGACCGGTCCAATCCTGCCAAGGCCCTAGTAGCGAAAAAGAGTCCTGCGGGTTCCCAGGATAACCCGGCTTATCGGCAGAAACGCTTCCATGATTGCCGGCGGCTCCTTTCGTCAACACCCAACCAGGAGGTTTTGTGTCGTTCGAAGTAGTCATCTTTGAAGTAATACTGATACTGGTACTTATATTTTTCAACGGGTTCTTCGCGAGCGCCGAGATAGCCATAATATCGGCCAAACGGAGCATAATAGACAAGCTCGCCAAGGACGGGAACCTTTCGGCGGAGCTCGTAAGCAATATGAAGGAGGACCCTGACAGGTTCCTCGCCACCGTCCAGGTAGGCGTCACAGTAGTCGGCACATGCGCCTCGGTCATAGGCGGCGTCATCGCCTCGGAGCACATCAAGCCTCTTTTCCACGCCATCCCGTTAATCCCCGTGCAGCTCGCCGACATACTCGCGCTCGGCTCCGTAGTGGCCATGATATCCTATACGAGCCTTATAATCGGCGAGCTCGTGCCCAAGCACCTCGCCCTGAGGCACGCCGAGAAGATAGCCTGTTTTTCGGCAAGGCCGCTTAACACCGTATCGAAGATCACCGACATCTTCGTGAGGTTTCTCACCGCATCGACGAGCGCCGTCCTGAGGATATTGGGGATAAAGGAGACGGGCCAGAAGGTGTTTGTCTCTGAAGAGGAAATAAAATACTTCATCAAGGAAGGCCGGGCCACCGGGGTATTCGAGGAGACCGAGGCCCAGCTCCTCCACGGCATATTCGAGTTCGCGGACAAGACCGTGAGGGAGGTCATGGTCCCCAAGCACAAGATAAGCGGCATAGAGATAAACACCCCTCCCGGCGAGGCCCTGAAGTTCATATCCGAATCCGGGTTCTCGCGTTACCCCGTCTACCGCGACAGCATAGACAGGGTCGTGGGGGTGCTCTTCAACAAGGACGTCTTCAGCTCCCTTGAGAAGGGAAGGACGCTGGACTTGAAGTCCATCATAAGGACGCCCTATTTCGTCCCCAACTCCATAATGATCAGCAAGCTCCTCAGGGAGCTCCAGAGGCGCAAGCTCCATATGGCGATAGTCGTCGACGAGCACGGCGACATAGACGGGATAGTGACTATCGAGGACATCCTGGAGGAGATAGTCGGGGAGATAGAGGACGAGTATGACGTCGGCGCGGGCGGGCCGGTAGAGAAGCTCAAGGACGGCACGATGATAATAGACGCCTCCGCCTCGATAGGCGACCTCGCCAACCTCGGTTTCGAGATCGAGGAGGAAGAGGAAGAGGAATACAACACACTCGCCGGGTTCATGCTGGCCAAGCTTCAAAGGGTGCCGAGGGGCGGGGAGTTCGTCATCTACAAGGACAAGCGGCTTACGGTCGTGGACGTCGAGCAGAACCGCATAATCAAGGTGAAGGTCGAGCCGCTCGAGGCCGGGAGAAGGAAGGAAGCATAGAAGCCCGCTTCAAAGGCTTAAACCGTGCTTGCGAAGGGCGCGAGCCGAGCGGCAGTCTCAATAACGCCATGTGAGCGAGCTGAGACTGCTTCGGGCCAGGAGCCCTTCGCAATGACGGGGTTCCGCGCGGGCAGTTTCAAGCCGCAGCGCGCCTGCCGCATCTTTTGTCCGCTCACCCCGCTATTTTCAAAACCTTCATAAGCTCCTTAAGGGGCTTCGCGTTCAAGACGTCTTTTTTCTCAAGCCATCCCCTTCTGGCCGTGTGTATGCCGTAGGCGATGTTCTCCAGATGGTGTATGGAGTGCGAGTCGGTCGAGACGGCTACCATAACGCCCTTCTGCCTCGCTAACAGGCAGTGCACGTCGTTAAGGTCGAGCCTGTCCGGGTAGGCGTTAAGCTCCAGGGCGACCCCATGCCTTTTCGCCTCGTCCATGACCTTCTCGAGGTCTATCTGGTACGGCTCCCTCTCGCCTATGAGCCTTCCGGTCGGGTGTCCTATGATGTTCACAAGACCCGTCCGGACCGCCTTTATGACACGGGCCGTCATCTCCTTCATCTCCATGCGGAAACCCGAATGGACAGAGGCCACGACGCAGTCGAGTTTTCTGAGGGCCCTTTCCGGGTGGTCGAGCGAGCCGTCGGCCTTTATGTCGACCTCGGTAGCCTTCAAGGCCCTGAACCTCTTCCGCTGCCTCTTCATCCTGTCGTTGAACTCGTCCACTGCCCTTATCTGGGCGTTGAGGCGCGCCTCGTCGAGCCCCCTTGCTATGCCTACCGCCTTCGAGTGGTCGGTAACGGCCATGTACTCGTAGCCCATCTTCATCGCGGCCTCGGCCATCTGGTCGAGCGTGTACGTGCCGTCGCTCTCCTTCGTATGGACGTGCAGGTCGCCTTTTATGTCGGCCCTCTCGACAAGCCTCGGGAGGCTCCCCTCCTCCGCCGCCTCTATCTCGCCCCTGTTCTCGCGGAGCTCCGGCGGTATCCAGGGAAGCCCCACGGCCCCGTAAACGTCCTCCTCGCTCTCGCCGGCTATCCATACCTCGCCTTTTTCCCTGAAGACCCCGTACTCGCTTATCTTGAGGCCCATCCTCCTGGCCCTCTCCCTCAAGGCCACGTTGTGCGCCTTTG encodes the following:
- a CDS encoding hemolysin family protein — its product is MSFEVVIFEVILILVLIFFNGFFASAEIAIISAKRSIIDKLAKDGNLSAELVSNMKEDPDRFLATVQVGVTVVGTCASVIGGVIASEHIKPLFHAIPLIPVQLADILALGSVVAMISYTSLIIGELVPKHLALRHAEKIACFSARPLNTVSKITDIFVRFLTASTSAVLRILGIKETGQKVFVSEEEIKYFIKEGRATGVFEETEAQLLHGIFEFADKTVREVMVPKHKISGIEINTPPGEALKFISESGFSRYPVYRDSIDRVVGVLFNKDVFSSLEKGRTLDLKSIIRTPYFVPNSIMISKLLRELQRRKLHMAIVVDEHGDIDGIVTIEDILEEIVGEIEDEYDVGAGGPVEKLKDGTMIIDASASIGDLANLGFEIEEEEEEEYNTLAGFMLAKLQRVPRGGEFVIYKDKRLTVVDVEQNRIIKVKVEPLEAGRRKEA
- the polX gene encoding DNA polymerase/3'-5' exonuclease PolX; its protein translation is MENAEIAKVFFEIADLLEIKGGDTFRIRSYRNAAMVVEGLPESLKTLYAGGGEDGLKGIPGIGESTRNKIIELLTTGSCSYHRELLGEMPHGMLEMIKVSGLGPKKAAALHKELGISDLAGLERAAEAGLIRGIRGFGEATEQKILRGIREMKTRSRQFKLSAVVPYERSFTKYIREVPGVTKIAPSGSYRRWKETVGDLDILVTCSDARAVMDHFVRHPDIAEVVSKGETKSTVVLASGLQVDIRALDERSFGSALQYFTGSKAHNVALRERARRMGLKISEYGVFREKGEVWIAGESEEDVYGAVGLPWIPPELRENRGEIEAAEEGSLPRLVERADIKGDLHVHTKESDGTYTLDQMAEAAMKMGYEYMAVTDHSKAVGIARGLDEARLNAQIRAVDEFNDRMKRQRKRFRALKATEVDIKADGSLDHPERALRKLDCVVASVHSGFRMEMKEMTARVIKAVRTGLVNIIGHPTGRLIGEREPYQIDLEKVMDEAKRHGVALELNAYPDRLDLNDVHCLLARQKGVMVAVSTDSHSIHHLENIAYGIHTARRGWLEKKDVLNAKPLKELMKVLKIAG
- the eno gene encoding phosphopyruvate hydratase, translated to MTNIIDVIAREILDSRGNPTVEVEVTLDGGYKGRAAVPSGASTGKFEAVELRDNDKKRYLGKGVLKAVRNVNDKIAKEIRGLDASDQPLIDRTLLALDGTDNKKRLGANAILGVSMAVAKASAAASMLPLYRYIGGANARVLPVPMMNIINGGAHADNSLDIQEFMVVPAGFTSFREALRAGVEVFHSLKSILKKKGLSTAVGDEGGFAPALSSNREALEVIIQAIEKAGYKAGQDIMLALDCASSEMYKGAAYMLEGQELSADEMVDYLEGLVKDFPIISIEDGVSEDDWKGWALLTKKLNERVQLVGDDLFVTNVARLRRGIDEGIANSILVKVNQIGTLTETLEAVQMAVRAGYTAVISHRSGETEDSTIADISVATNAGQIKTGSASRTDRTAKYNQLLRIEEELGTEAVFPGMDAFKVKRAH